Proteins from one Candida orthopsilosis Co 90-125, chromosome 2 draft sequence genomic window:
- a CDS encoding Aro80 protein (regulator of aromatic alcohol biosynthesis via the Ehrlich pathway) gives MHTDNNSIRHEKESSHGTNLTYNMQTPLTQQQPQQSPLQEHKYKRNYRACLNCRVRKVKCDLGPVDNPHDGKCARCLRERKDCVFVESKRGGANNVLSGRRKRQKQNHSGDYETSQSPDSASNISRGNHEVNYLGSNVSAHQHDSSPQSLPGINSILSEGDSHGANGSHRPSPNSYDSAQNVTTTSTVESKNDNVVDKTGQRNHFATMEGALVFLASAAGTIAKADERDNIDARAKYDQIEAMTGNNSHRASVDENNTPQMNQEEIHSSYMSRQNSQSQYATSHRSSLDNGTQSSRSMSCNDSVTNQQQNQQDYPSISSRHNSIDNNKSQIYPYMNPTRNKRMMMPAAESGYAVRPKASKKLSSIEYIGPAPHGILTEDEAERLINLFFSTMHPYFPHIPKFLHSSKVLSGYPILLCAILTISSRYHPFENNASSLQNGNVPRNIEVHDRLWLYVQRLISQTVWAEASTRSIGTIFAFLLFTEWNPRAIHWRWSDYANKAEEGGNESEAGMGGLNLQGGGIGAIHATTAALGGKSGSGDGNDGNAAVGGSNLAGLGAMRRSHRMAWMLIGSAVRLAQDMGFMEMSSKTLIATHIAEINSVMDISRRSMLAHSLSEIDLDEDEISEEDVEYGEDVDDDVNIMKMSEEELKRAASEHTFKFTKAQKAQIELLQIMSLGHESFYGYKAQLGQLSQRQNLSVLNIISPLINNWSRKYKQFLVPTSGKLAKHVSNFQHQWTKPRSKTCQEINESIQQESFIFEFNYVKLYIYSLALSPSPRTMMGKKNRVSLKLDELSRSARFIEQAFNAANEMLNAAHRIHKFKMLRFMPVRWLTRLVRAVAFIVKCYLTITAQKNGSGTAAAAFASTRETYDPTVLSFSLISIDDISSSIHRAALTLRDCSPDELHLCTRYSNILMYLYSEMKNKKNDQEEEEMDGDHHYPQVESTSSDRGRYQPYEHEGVQPPISTKTHFSHGVTLNESVEQQTPQHQPYEKSDAFPYGPYFKQPTNVPTSAPIAVGVTGKPTSPMASNMTSASVSAPGPASSVPPPSTQSHDKEASFSSSNSTNTGQLGTSSSSFNRPTSTGNDASGDNTDTGISAGNNNNNNIMGIGDSEVMDWFMNNQTIGLDFVAPWTEMIEQQLNSNDQNFYL, from the coding sequence ATGCATACAGATAACAATTCCATACGAcatgaaaaagaaagtaGCCACGGCACGAATCTAACATATAACATGCAAACTCCGCTaactcaacaacagccacaGCAATCACCGCTACAGGAACACAAGTATAAGCGGAACTATCGTGCATGCCTTAATTGCCGCGTGCGGAAAGTCAAATGCGATTTGGGTCCTGTTGATAATCCCCATGATGGGAAATGTGCCCGATGTTTACGAGAGCGGAAAGattgtgtttttgttgaaagtaAGCGTGGCGGAGCCAATAACGTATTGAGCGGGAGACGTAAAAGGCAAAAGCAAAATCATCTGGGAGATTATGAGACGAGCCAGTCCCCTGATTCTGCCTCGAATATTTCTCGTGGTAACCATGAAGTGAATTATCTTGGGTCAAACGTATCGGCACACCAACATGACTCCTCACCGCAATCTTTGCCTGGTATCAATAGTATTTTAAGTGAAGGCGACTCACATGGCGCGAATGGCCTGCACAGACCAAGCCCGAATTCGTATGATTCAGCGCAAAATGTAACAACTACATCAACAGTGGAGAGCAAAAACGACAATGTGGTAGATAAGACAGGACAACGTAATCATTTTGCTACAATGGAGGGTGCTTTAGTGTTTTTGGCGAGTGCAGCAGGAACAATTGCCAAGGCGGACGAGAGAGACAATATTGATGCAAGAGCTAAATATGATCAGATTGAAGCTATGACGGGAAACAATAGCCACAGAGCCAGTGTTGATGAGAACAATACTCCACAAATGAACCAGGAAGAAATACATTCCTCTTACATGCTGAGACAGAATTCTCAACTGCAGTATGCCACAAGTCATCGCTCTAGTTTAGATAATGGAACACAAAGTTCACGTTCAATGAGTTGCAATGACTCTGTAACCAACcagcaacaaaatcaacaagattaTCCATCCATTTCGAGTCGTcacaattcaattgacaacaacaagtcTCAGATATACCCTTATATGAATCCAACCAGAAATAAACGAATGATGATGCCAGCAGCAGAAAGTGGTTATGCAGTACGTCCTAAAGCATCAAAGAAGTTGTCAAGTATTGAGTACATTGGACCTGCTCCACACGGTATTTTaactgaagatgaagcTGAGCgtttaatcaatttgtttttctcCACCATGCATCCGTATTTCCCTCATATTCCTAAATTCCTTCACTCGCTGAAAGTGTTATCAGGATATCCTATATTGCTTTGTGCAATCTTGACAATATCATCACGATATCAcccatttgaaaataatgcTAGTAGCTTACAAAATGGAAATGTACCGAGAAATATTGAAGTTCATGATCGATTGTGGCTTTATGTCCAACGATTGATTTCACAAACAGTTTGGGCTGAAGCTAGTACGAGATCAATTGGAACGATATTTGCATTTCTACTTTTCACCGAGTGGAATCCTCGAGCTATACATTGGAGATGGTCAGATTATGCAAACAAGGCAGAAGAGGGAGGTAATGAAAGTGAGGCTGGAATGGGTGGATTAAACTTACAAGGTGGTGGCATTGGAGCAATTCATGCAACAACGGCTGCTCTTGGTGGGAAAAGTGGCAGTGGTGATGGGAATGATGGGAATGCTGCTGTTGGTGGTCTGAATCTTGCCGGGTTAGGCGCAATGAGAAGAAGTCATCGTATGGCATGGATGTTAATTGGAAGTGCAGTGCGTTTGGCTCAAGATATGGGGTTTATGGAAATGAGCTCAAAGACGTTAATTGCGACTCATATAGCAGAAATTAATTCAGTTATGGACATATCACGTCGTTCAATGCTCGCTCATTCTTTATCTGAGATAGACTTGGACGAAGATGAAATaagtgaagaagatgtGGAATACGGagaagatgttgatgatgatgtcaACATTATGAAAATGAGTGAAGAAGAGCTCAAACGTGCAGCTAGTGAACATACATTCAAGTTTACTAAAGCACAAAAGgcacaaattgaattgcTACAGATTATGTCTTTGGGTCATGAATCGTTTTATGGGTACAAGGCACAATTGGGTCAATTATCACAGCGTCAGAATTTGTCAGTTTTGAATATAATTAGTCCTTTAATTAACAACTGGAGTCGCAAGTACAAGCAATTTTTAGTCCCAACAAGTGGAAAATTAGCTAAACATGTGTCCAACTTCCAACATCAATGGACAAAACCAAGGTCCAAAACATGTCAGGAGATTAATGAATCTATTCAACAAGAGTCGTTCATCTTTGAGTTTAATTATGTGAAGCTTTACATTTATTCATTAGCACTTAGTCCTTCCCCAAGGACTATGATGGGGAAAAAGAATAGAGTATCACTAAAATTGGATGAGTTATCCAGATCAGCTAGATTCATTGAACAAGCTTTCAACGCAGCCAatgaaatgttgaatgCAGCCCATCGCATCCACAAGTTTAAAATGTTGCGATTCATGCCGGTACGTTGGTTAACGAGATTAGTTCGTGCTGTAGCTTTCATCGTTAAATGCTACTTGACAATAACAGCGCAAAAGAATGGTAGTGGAACTGCAGCTGCGGCATTTGCATCAACGAGGGAAACGTATGATCCAACTGTGTTATCATTTAGCTTGATTagtattgatgatatatCTTCCCTGATTCATCGAGCTGCGTTGACATTGAGAGACTGTTCACCAGATGAGTTGCATTTGTGTACGCGGTATTCCAATATTTTGATGTATTTGTATTCTGAAATGAAGAATAAAAAGAACGATcaggaagaagaagagatgGATGGTGATCATCATTATCCTCAAGTCGAAAGTACTTCGTCCGATAGAGGCAGGTACCAACCTTATGAGCATGAAGGTGTGCAACCACCAATATCCACAAAAACACACTTTTCACATGGTGTAACCTTGAATGAGTCAGTTGAGCAACAAACTCCACAACATCAACCATATGAAAAGCTGGATGCGTTCCCGTATGGCCCATATTTTAAACAACCAACAAATGTTCCAACATCAGCGCCAATTGCCGTTGGTGTTACAGGAAAACCAACTAGTCCAATGGCACTGAACATGACGTCGGCATCAGTGTCGGCTCCAGGACCAGCATCGTCCGTGCCTCCACCATCAACCCAACTGCATGATAAAGAAGCATCTTTTTCGTCATCCAACTCTACGAACACGGGTCAATTGGGTACATCTTCTAGTTCTTTCAATCGCCCGACTTCGACAGGTAATGATGCCAGCGGTGACAACACTGATACTGGTATATCAGCAggaaacaataacaacaacaatataatGGGTATTGGTGATTCAGAAGTCATGGATTGGTTTATGAATAATCAAACCATTGGTTTGGATTTCGTTGCTCCTTGGACAGAAATGATTGAACAGCAATTGAATTCTAATGATCAGAATTTTTACCTCTAA